Proteins encoded by one window of Actinocorallia herbida:
- a CDS encoding acyl-CoA dehydrogenase family protein: protein MIEWSADELMIRDAVRDWVAKEVRPHQDGLDSGDVSPYPIIQNLYRTFGMADMAASSFDKRIAKEKAGEPAPEKKEGGPDAGASFTMLPIIELCKVAPGLVTAMGVSLGLAAGTIMKRGTVEQKERWGRDLLTFDKVGAWAITEPDSGSDAFGGMKASARVDGDGWLLNGNKTFITNGPDADTIVFYAKLDDGRPMREREILCFVLDKGMDGLVQSKPLRKMGCHSSPTGELFLQDVKVGRDRLLSGGGSGKESAKQNFTTERAGVAAMSLGVIEECLRLSIDYAKSRVAWGKPIGDYQLIQLKLAKMEVARINVQNMVFRHIELAKAGRNPTLAEASAMKLYSAQAASEVAMEAVQLFGGNGYIAEYRVEQLARDAKVFQIYAGTDELQITHIARDLLSR, encoded by the coding sequence ATGATCGAGTGGTCCGCGGACGAGCTGATGATCCGCGACGCGGTGCGCGACTGGGTGGCCAAGGAGGTCCGGCCCCACCAGGACGGCCTGGACTCGGGCGACGTGTCCCCGTACCCCATCATCCAGAACCTCTACCGGACCTTCGGCATGGCCGACATGGCCGCGTCCTCCTTCGACAAGCGCATCGCCAAGGAGAAGGCCGGCGAGCCCGCACCGGAGAAGAAGGAAGGCGGCCCCGACGCGGGCGCCTCCTTCACCATGCTGCCCATCATCGAGCTGTGCAAGGTCGCCCCCGGCCTCGTCACCGCCATGGGCGTCTCCCTCGGCCTGGCCGCCGGCACGATCATGAAGCGCGGGACCGTCGAGCAGAAGGAGCGCTGGGGCCGCGACCTGCTCACCTTCGACAAGGTCGGCGCGTGGGCCATCACCGAGCCCGACTCCGGCTCCGACGCGTTCGGCGGCATGAAGGCCTCGGCCCGTGTCGACGGCGACGGCTGGCTCCTCAACGGCAACAAGACCTTCATCACCAACGGCCCCGACGCCGACACGATCGTCTTCTACGCCAAGCTCGACGACGGCCGTCCGATGCGCGAGCGCGAGATCCTCTGCTTCGTGCTCGACAAGGGCATGGACGGCCTCGTCCAGTCCAAGCCGCTGCGCAAGATGGGCTGCCACTCCTCCCCCACCGGCGAGCTGTTCCTCCAGGACGTCAAGGTCGGCCGGGACCGGCTGCTGTCGGGCGGCGGCAGCGGCAAGGAGTCGGCCAAGCAGAACTTCACCACCGAGCGCGCGGGCGTCGCGGCGATGTCCCTCGGCGTCATCGAGGAGTGCCTGCGGCTGTCCATCGACTACGCCAAGTCCCGCGTGGCGTGGGGCAAGCCGATCGGCGACTACCAGCTCATCCAGCTCAAGCTGGCCAAGATGGAGGTCGCGCGCATCAACGTCCAGAACATGGTCTTCCGGCACATCGAGCTGGCCAAGGCGGGCCGGAACCCGACCCTGGCCGAGGCGAGCGCGATGAAGCTGTACTCCGCGCAGGCCGCGTCCGAGGTGGCCATGGAGGCCGTCCAGCTCTTCGGCGGCAACGGCTACATCGCCGAGTACCGGGTCGAGCAGCTCGCCCGCGACGCGAAGGTCTTCCAGATCTACGCGGGCACCGACGAGCTTCAGATCACGCACATCGCCCGCGACCTGCTGAGCCGGTGA
- a CDS encoding MazG-like family protein, which yields MSVYDPWPSVRRFAAHLDQVNGTGDHERAMRLVKLTEEIGEVSQAYIGLVGQNPRKGRTHTREDVAAELCDVVITAMVALCSFSDDPARALQDKIEKVDARYMEA from the coding sequence ATGAGCGTCTACGACCCCTGGCCGAGCGTCCGCCGCTTCGCCGCCCATCTGGACCAGGTGAACGGCACCGGCGACCACGAACGGGCGATGCGACTGGTGAAGCTCACCGAGGAGATCGGCGAGGTGTCGCAGGCGTATATCGGACTCGTTGGCCAGAACCCCCGCAAAGGCAGGACCCACACCCGCGAGGACGTCGCCGCTGAACTGTGCGACGTGGTGATCACCGCGATGGTCGCCCTGTGCTCGTTCTCCGACGACCCCGCCCGCGCCCTCCAGGACAAGATCGAGAAAGTGGACGCCCGGTACATGGAGGCCTGA
- a CDS encoding WD40 repeat domain-containing serine/threonine protein kinase translates to MTEKNPLITDRYQRLRLLGEGGTGQVWLAAHPALDRREALKRIEIPADLSPGVRDRLRERIHRETKAAGRMTHENVVPVYDAFIEDGACWISMEYVEGPTVASLIRENPLDPAEAARIGLDVVRALEYCHGMGVVHRDVKPSSILNRLPDPGREDDEPRARLTDFGIAHLDDEPATTSLGRVMGTPAYRSPEQLHGGPVTGATDLWSLGATLFHMVEGRPPFGTSYEKVLAQVAGRRRVRCARSPEFTPVVRALLRRDPEKRASLDDTAARLAAILAARTADPVSAPLDRRKVLVAGATAVGAVLTAGGASVLIDRGRSGGTAPGDTTSSAPPPPGVPGRSYAGLRQIAEIPALEFAGRGVAFSRNGRAFAVAGGEGLRARAWNTTTRKAIPGLRRHSAWVWAVEYSPDGRLLAIGGGAEIRLLDATTLGRVRTLRTGSGVRSLAFSADSGTLVSGDDLGEAAVFRVGDGVRLNLTRGIGGHPGYSQVAVHPTERLYATSAGPVVDLRSLATYRVTGRPLSGHTKAVRAIEFSPDGSLVATASEDHTVGLWHVATRRRVRTLRHAGVVHDLAFSPDGATLATACGEGPVRLFAAASGTELGGLDVPDATAVAFHPRAAMLAVTTYRDRTVRLFGKER, encoded by the coding sequence GTGACCGAGAAGAACCCCCTGATCACCGATCGCTACCAGCGGCTGCGCCTCCTCGGCGAGGGCGGGACGGGGCAGGTCTGGCTGGCCGCCCATCCGGCGCTCGACCGGCGCGAGGCGCTCAAGCGGATCGAGATCCCCGCGGACCTCTCCCCCGGCGTCCGCGACCGGCTGCGCGAGCGGATCCACCGCGAGACCAAGGCGGCGGGCCGCATGACGCACGAGAACGTCGTGCCGGTCTACGACGCCTTCATCGAGGACGGCGCCTGCTGGATCAGCATGGAGTACGTCGAAGGCCCCACCGTGGCGTCCCTGATCAGGGAGAACCCGCTCGATCCGGCCGAGGCCGCCCGCATCGGCCTCGATGTGGTGCGCGCGCTGGAGTACTGCCACGGCATGGGCGTCGTCCACCGGGACGTCAAGCCCTCCAGCATCCTGAACCGGCTCCCCGACCCCGGGCGCGAGGACGACGAGCCCCGGGCCAGGCTCACCGACTTCGGGATCGCCCACCTCGACGACGAGCCGGCCACGACCTCGCTCGGCCGGGTGATGGGCACCCCCGCCTACAGGTCGCCCGAGCAGCTGCACGGCGGGCCGGTGACCGGGGCGACCGACCTGTGGTCGCTCGGCGCCACCCTGTTCCACATGGTCGAGGGACGCCCCCCGTTCGGCACGTCCTACGAGAAGGTCCTCGCCCAGGTCGCCGGGCGCCGCCGCGTCCGATGCGCCAGGTCCCCCGAGTTCACCCCCGTCGTCAGGGCGTTGCTCAGGCGCGACCCGGAGAAGCGGGCCTCGCTCGACGACACCGCCGCGCGGCTGGCGGCGATCCTCGCGGCCCGCACCGCCGACCCGGTGTCCGCGCCGCTCGACCGGCGCAAGGTCCTGGTCGCCGGCGCGACCGCGGTGGGCGCGGTCCTCACCGCAGGCGGGGCCTCGGTCCTCATCGACCGGGGGCGGTCCGGCGGCACGGCGCCGGGCGACACCACGTCGTCCGCGCCGCCGCCTCCCGGCGTCCCGGGACGCTCGTACGCGGGCCTGCGCCAGATCGCGGAGATCCCGGCGCTCGAGTTCGCGGGCAGGGGCGTGGCGTTCAGCAGGAACGGGCGCGCGTTCGCGGTCGCCGGAGGCGAGGGGTTGCGGGCCCGCGCGTGGAACACCACGACCCGCAAGGCGATCCCGGGCCTCAGACGCCACTCCGCGTGGGTGTGGGCCGTGGAGTACAGCCCGGACGGACGCCTTCTCGCGATCGGCGGCGGCGCCGAGATCCGGCTGCTGGACGCGACGACGCTGGGTCGCGTCCGGACCCTTCGGACGGGCTCCGGCGTGCGCTCGCTGGCCTTCTCCGCCGACAGCGGGACCCTGGTGTCGGGCGACGACCTCGGCGAGGCCGCGGTGTTCCGCGTCGGCGACGGCGTGCGGCTGAACCTCACCCGGGGCATCGGCGGGCACCCCGGGTACTCGCAGGTCGCCGTCCACCCGACCGAACGGCTGTACGCCACCTCGGCGGGCCCCGTCGTCGACCTCAGGTCGCTGGCGACCTACCGGGTGACCGGCAGGCCGCTGTCCGGGCACACGAAGGCGGTCCGCGCGATCGAGTTCAGCCCTGACGGGAGCCTCGTCGCGACGGCGTCGGAGGACCACACCGTAGGGCTCTGGCACGTCGCCACGCGGCGCCGGGTCCGCACGCTGCGGCACGCGGGCGTCGTCCACGACCTGGCCTTCTCGCCCGACGGCGCGACCCTCGCCACGGCCTGCGGCGAAGGGCCGGTCCGGCTGTTCGCGGCGGCGTCGGGGACGGAACTGGGCGGTCTCGACGTCCCGGACGCCACCGCCGTGGCGTTCCACCCGAGGGCGGCGATGCTCGCCGTGACGACCTACCGCGACAGGACCGTCCGGCTGTTCGGGAAGGAGAGGTGA
- a CDS encoding DUF1707 and FHA domain-containing protein, whose protein sequence is MDGPPAFPVRASDTRRDRVIEELRDRLVEGRMSQGTYEQRVERALRARNEAELAELLHDLPPRNRVVDRLTGLVSSLSAATARVESAWRAPRLPRFILPGSQQPRVLVGRAPGCHFVLTDLTVSRFHAEIRANEDGWIVSDLGSMNGTRLNGWRLTGPVAVRPGDQLGFGDLTFVVAATLA, encoded by the coding sequence ATGGACGGACCGCCCGCATTCCCGGTACGGGCCTCCGACACCCGCCGGGACAGGGTGATCGAGGAGCTGCGCGACAGGCTCGTCGAGGGGCGCATGTCGCAGGGCACCTACGAGCAGCGGGTCGAACGCGCGCTCAGGGCGCGCAACGAGGCCGAGCTCGCGGAGCTGCTGCACGACCTGCCCCCGCGCAACCGCGTCGTCGATCGGCTGACCGGCCTCGTGTCGTCGCTGTCGGCCGCGACCGCCCGGGTGGAGTCGGCCTGGCGGGCCCCCCGCCTGCCCCGCTTCATCCTCCCCGGCTCCCAGCAGCCCCGCGTGCTCGTCGGCCGCGCCCCCGGCTGCCACTTCGTCCTGACGGACCTGACGGTCTCCCGCTTCCACGCCGAGATCCGGGCGAACGAGGACGGCTGGATCGTCAGCGACCTCGGCTCCATGAACGGCACCCGCCTCAACGGCTGGCGCCTCACCGGCCCCGTCGCCGTCCGCCCCGGCGACCAGCTGGGCTTCGGCGACCTCACCTTCGTCGTGGCGGCCACCCTCGCCTGA